The following are from one region of the Macaca thibetana thibetana isolate TM-01 chromosome 2, ASM2454274v1, whole genome shotgun sequence genome:
- the DNAJB8 gene encoding dnaJ homolog subfamily B member 8, with translation MANYYEVLGVQASASPEDIKKAYRKLALRWHPDKNPDNKEEAEKKFKQVSEAYEVLSDSKKRSLYDRAGCDSWRAGGGASTPYGSPFDTGYTFRNPEDIFREFFGGLDPFSFEFWDSPFNSDRGGRGHGLRGAFSAGFGEFPAFMEAFSSFNTLGRSGGSHTTFSSTSFGGSGSGSSGFKSVMSSTEMINGHKVTTKRIVENGQERVEVEEDGQLKSVTVNGKEQLKWMDSK, from the coding sequence ATGGCTAACTACTACGAAGTGCTGGGCGTGCAGGCCAGCGCTTCCCCGGAGGACATCAAGAAAGCCTACCGCAAGCTGGCCCTTCGCTGGCACCCCGACAAGAACCCCGACAACAAGGAGGAAGCTGAGAAGAAGTTCAAGCAGGTGTCTGAGGCCTACGAGGTCCTGTCCGACTCCAAGAAGCGCTCCCTGTACGACCGCGCGGGCTGTGACAGCTGGCGGGCTGGCGGCGGGGCCAGCACGCCCTACGGCAGCCCCTTTGACACTGGCTACACCTTCCGTAACCCTGAGGACATCTTCCGGGAGTTTTTCGGTGGCCTGGACCCCTTCTCCTTTGAGTTCTGGGACAGCCCATTCAACAGTGACCGTGGTGGCCGGGGCCATGGCCTGCGGGGGGCCTTCTCGGCGGGCTTTGGAGAGTTCCCAGCCTTCATGGAGGCCTTCTCATCCTTCAACACGCTGGGCCGCAGCGGGGGCAGCCACACCACCTTCTCATCCACTTCCTTCGGGGGCTCCGGCTCTGGCAGCTCGGGGTTCAAGTCGGTGATGTCGTCCACCGAGATGATCAATGGCCACAAGGTCACCACCAAGCGCATCGTGGAGAACGGGCAGGAGCGTGTGGAGGTGGAGGAAGATGGGCAGCTCAAGTCGGTGACTGTGAATGGCAAGGAGCAGCTCAAATGGATGGATAGCAAGTAG